A genomic region of Fusarium oxysporum Fo47 chromosome VI, complete sequence contains the following coding sequences:
- a CDS encoding major facilitator superfamily domain-containing protein, producing MATHTMNGPEPVNDVSVPDIEKAPTNNNIMVDEDLKDFSDDEFKQQGVKKAEAITSVWTKKMLIATFVFLFLVSFVDSLLQNVQSNLIPYVTSAFASHGLLASTGIVASILGAVWNLTLAKIIDIWGRVWGFGAMVLLIVVGMIMKATCNSVEMYAAAHTFYWVGHLGLIYVIDVVVADTTTLRNRLIIMGINYTPTISSTFAGPKIAELFLKNVNFRWAFGSFCIILLAFCIPVMIIFIMNEMKAKKFGLAPEKVHNRTIWESFKYYFVQFDVIGLFLTSAGWALLLLPFSIAATAPNGWATGYIIAMPILGVVLIASFVVWEKFFAPVPYFPFHLLADRTILGACLIYGIMFASIFCWDTYYGSYLQVVHFESVTTSGYILNSFSLMAAFVGPFVGIAIRYLGRFKWPSFVGVPFLVLGTALLIHFRHPETAVNWLVMCQLFNGIYSGIWSLTARIAVMSSVKHQDVAVALAIWGMFGGIGSSIGVAIAGGIWTNMLPTELAKQLPESAKNMTATIYGDINVQLSYPAGSPERDAIIAAYDFVQKKMIYAGCAFIPLCVICLFMWRNIDIKEKDAQSKQAKGMVF from the exons ATGGCGACTCATACCATGAACGGGCCTGAGCCTGTTAACGATGTGTCTGTTCCAGACATCGAGAAGGCtcccaccaacaacaacatcatggTCGATGAGGATCTCAAGGACTTCTCcgatgatgagttcaagCAGCAGGGTGTCAAGAAAGCCGAGGCCATCACCAGCGTCTGGACCAAGAAGATGTTGATTGCCACATTTGTCTT TTTGTTCCTCGTCTCCTTCGTCGATAGTCTGCTCCAGAATGTGCAGAGTAACCTCATTCCATATGTCACTTCGGCCTTCGCTTCACACGGTCTTCTCGCTTCAACTGGTATCGTAGCCTCGATTCTAGGTGCCGTCTGGAACTTGACTcttgccaagatcattgaCATCTGGGGTCGAGTCTGGGGCTTCGGTGCCATGGTACTCCTGATTGTTGTCGGTATGATCATGAAGGCTACATGCAACAGCGTCGAGATGTATGCTGCTGCGCATACATTCTACTGGGTTGGCCATCTCGGTCTCATCTATGTCATTGACGTTGTCGTCGCTGACACCACGACTCTCCGCAACCGATTGATCATCATGGGTATCAACTACACGCCTACCATCAGTTCCACTTTCGCCGGTCCCAAGATTGCTGagctcttcttgaagaacgTTAACTTCCGATGGGCCTTTGGCTCATTCTGCATCATCCTGTTGGCGTTCTGCATTCCCGTCATGATTATCTTCATTATGAATGAgatgaaggccaagaagttTGGTCTTGCCCCCGAAAAGGTACACAACCGCACTATTTGGGAGTCTTTCAAGTATTACTTTGTGCAGTTCGATG TTATTGGTCTTTTCCTGACCAGTGCCGGTTGGGCTCTACTCCTACTCCCTTTCAGCATCGCTGCTACTGCTCCCAACGGATGGGCCACTGGTTATATCATTGCCATGCCAatccttggtgttgttctcATTGCCAGCTTTGTCGTCTGGGAGAAGTTTTTCGCCCCTGTGCCTTACTTTCCCTTTCACCTACTTGCCGATCGCACCATTCTGGGTGCCTGTCTCATCTATGGTATTATGTTTGCCTCTATCTTCTGCTGGGATACCTATTACGGCTCTTACCTGCAGGTTGTTCACTTTGAGAGTGTCACTACTTCTGGTTACATCCTCAACTCGTTCTCCTTAATGGCTGCTTTCGTTGGACCCTTCGTTGGTATCGCCATTCGATACTTGGGGCGCTTCAAGTGGCCTTCTTTCGTCGGTGTGCCCTTCTTGGTTCTCGGTACCGCCCTTCTCATCCACTTCCGTCACCCTGAAACTGCCGTCAACTGGCTCGTCATGTGTCAGCTTTTCAACGGTATCTACAGTGGTATCTGGTCCTTGACTGCACGTATCGCAGTCATGTCTTCAGTCAAGCATCAGGATGTCGCCGTCGCTCTGGCTATCTGGGGTATGTTCGGTGGTATCGGCTCCTCCATCGGTGTGGCTATTGCTGGTGGCATCTGGACAAACATGCTCCCCACCGAGCTTGCCAAGCAGCTTCCCGAGTCTGCCAAGAACATGACTGCTACCATCTATGGTGACATCAATGTTCAGCTGTCTTACCCTGCTGGTAGCCCTGAGCGAGACGCTATTATTGCTGCTTATGACTTTGTGCAGAAAAAGATGATCTACGCTGGTTGCGCGTTCATCCCTCTTTGCGTCATCTGCCTCTTCATGTGGAGAAACATTgacatcaaggagaaggatgctCAAAGCAAGCAGGCCAAGGGCATGGTCTTCTAA